The Tripterygium wilfordii isolate XIE 37 chromosome 5, ASM1340144v1, whole genome shotgun sequence DNA segment CTGGCCATGGTCATAATGTGTGTGGTTTTTCTACTGTGATGCAGACTGATCTGCGTTTCCAGAGCCATGCAGTGCTGGCCTTGCAGGAGGCTGCGGAAGCATACCTTGTTGGTTTATTTGAGGACACCAACCTCTGTGCCATTCATGCCAAGCGTGTTACAATTATGCCCAAGGACATCCAGCTTGCTAGGAGGATCAGGGGTGAACGTGCTTGAGTATTGAAATGGGGAGGGGATAGTTGTGGTTTTTAGTTATATGTGTTGATTTGCTCAGTCAAAGTTGCTAAGGTGGTAGACAATAGGTAGTTTTGTGGCTGTTGTGTAATTCCAGGGGGTTATATAACTGGTAGTGTTCGTCTGATCATAGACATGAATTTGCGCTTTTGTTACAGCTTCTACCATGTTTTGTGGTACTGATACCTATATCCTATTGTTTCTAATCTAGTTCAGTTTATGTTTTAGTTAagtttttctttgatatttgcTAAAACTGTAAGTTGTGATTGGAGATGTTTATCTATGTGTTACactgttgaaacttgaaaccaaCGGGTGTGCTGCTCAATCCTTGTGTTAAGGCAAAGCTTAGAATTATACAGAGGAGAGGAGCAAAAAGCTACATTGATTCAGAAGGCAGTTAGTTTGGTTATGAACACTTGCTATGAATCTAGaagtttcattcttttttgttcAATATAATGCTGAACGTCATGAAAAATCCTCAATCAAAATCATGATGTTATGGATGGCAAACACATATTTGTAGGTCAAGGTCACACGTTGAATTTCCCATACTGTTTCACATATGTTTACATCGGCATCATCATATGATTGTCCCCTTGTAGCACAAGAGGATACTGAGGACAATAGCAAACAGAGAAATGAACGCAAAAGCAAAAGGTTAAATATCATTCCAACTATATTTTCTTAATAATTCTTACCCACCTTGCTTCAGCCCTCTTACTATTACAAGTAAAGCCGCCTTGCAACCAAGTATCCCAAATTTCCACTGCAGGAAATAGTCTAACCaccaaaagaaaaccaaaaaaagagaCACCATGACAGACAAACCTAAACCTATTCTCATGAGGAATGAAATCTCACAAGGAGCCAATTGCtatgaaaacagagaaaaaaaaaacatgggttCAATATTAGGATCTAGACTTTCTAGAAAAGCCCTATGAACTACCAACTGAAGAATCTTGCAATATCCATTGCCTCTGCAAATATTTGAGACTTGTAAAGCAGCAAAACAGATCTTCTCTGTGGCAGCCTATTACTCCTGTATGGCAGAACTTTAAAGATCAACTCCAATCATACCATAGACTACCACTGTGTCAGCAGATTTGCTTAGCAACCATTTGCCAACCCATTAGCTATTTTCTCAGACACAACCGATTTGCCACCTTGGGCGACATCACCACCTTTTGCAGCCAATCCATTTTCATGATGGTCACTGTTAGGAAGCTGTGTTGAAGTGGGTTCCTTGCTTAAATCTGATGCAACCTCCAATGACACCTGCTGCGATCCATTTGcaatttctttcttctcttccttggGCTTTCCATCCCACACCTACATCATCAAAAAgtaaaatagaaagaagaacTAATTCAAATTTCACAGCACTAAGAAGGAGAAAACCTCAACAGGTGCAGGACTAATCATCAATCGAAAAAATAAAGggacaaaaataaacaaataataataaactaTTTGAATCTACGAAGCAAAGTATGTCTTACCAGTTTCTGGAGTTGCTGctgcttttccttcttttcctgAATTATCTTTTGCCGGGCCTCATAAAACCCAAAATCATCCAAAATGGATGTTTTACTCGAATGACCCTTGAATATCTTGATCATTTTAAGCCCGTGCTCCAACTTGACCTGCAAGTGGAATTTCCATTTAGGATGGGAAAAACATACAAACTAGTTGGGAGAGACACTACCAATTTGGTACTTACCTCTTGAGTGTCCCTGCTGTTGGTGACTGGTTTATTCTCGTTGTTCTCAAGGATAATATGTTTGAGTAAATTGTTTGGCACATCCTTAACAATGTGCCACTTAACCGGGAAACAACCAGTCCACTTGTCTTGTTGCCAATATCCCAGAGTCTTGTCAAAATCAACTGGACCCACCATCTCTGCAAGGCCAACGAACTGTCCACTAGTATTGAcctaaacaacaataaaaacaacaacattaaaaGACCATCTACACCTGTCAAATTGAACCGCCACATTAATTGATGGCATATTCATGCTCACCGAAAAAAAGAGGAATACAGGGCAGCCACCAGATAACTGTTGAGCCTCTTGGTATGATGCTTCAAGCTTCTTGTTGCCATTCGGTGTGCTGGCCCAGACATTGTACTTGATGCTCTTATGGATATCATCCTCACTGTAAGACTTAATAATGAAGAACTTTGCATCAGCATAATCCTCAGCGAGATCTGCTTTATTGAACTCTTCCAAGCCTGGGCACACACTGGTCATGGCTTTCTCTTCCCCACTTGTTTCATCTGATGGTCCATTCTGAACATTATCTGCACATGTATTGGGCACAAAACCCCTCTGGTTTTTAGGTCCCTTTGACCGAGGTCCCCTATTCAGCTCGTTCAAATCATCAACATTTTCATTTCCATAACCACCGTAGCCATAACCCCGCCCCCTGGGTCTGTACTTTCCATCAGCAGCAGGCCACCCACGTCCATTTGCTCTTGAACCATAACCGGTGGATCCATAGCCAATACCAGATCTATAGGCACCTCCATAATGACCATAAAATCCATTTGGATGCATCCCATTCATAAACCCATCAGTAGAACCCATGCCAGGACTAGGGTTGTGAAAAccctgaaaaaaaaaggaaaaaaagagggaTTAGCATCTAAGATAATAAACAAGAATATGCATCATGACCATATCACCTTCCTGCATGGAAAACTGTTCACGaagttttcaagaaaaagccaTCCAAATACAGGCTGGCTCAACCTAAAGGATAAACTAAGTGTTCATTtaacatcataattttaatgGTTGGATCTTGGTCTTGGATGAGATTATAGGTCAAGCGCACTAGATGTAACCAATCATATTGTATTCTGATTATTGAAGAGAAACGCAGCTAGGCAATTGAAGAATTTAGCAATGTCAATTACCCGGAAAGTATCAGAATTTTGCACAGGAAAACAGTAATCTATATCTCAAAGGAACAGACCATATCTTCActtcacaagaaaaaaaaaaagttacagaTAAAAATGTATTCTAAATTTTGCATACCACATAGTGAGAATTCGGATAGTAATTCTGTTTTCTCTGGAAAGAGCTATTCTTTGATTTCGAGAATGAGGAAGTAACTCTGGAGCCGGTGAGAGACCCATCAAAACCAAATCTTGGACCGGCAAAGCCAGAAGCAGGAGTACCCCCATTGACGTTACTTGGAGTGAACAATGAGTTATTGTGAGTTGGTTTAAATGGAACAGGACCACTGTTTGCCTTCGCAACCCCATTATTCACAGTTCTGTTAGAATTGCTTTTAGATGTTTCCAAAGACAAAGCCTTCTGATCACCCACAGTGGAGGTGGAGAAAGCATCCTGTGGAGGGGCGACTGAACTAGAAATCATTGGACCAGAGGTTGTAGTTGCATGGAAATAAGAAGGATATTGATAGTGCTGAGGCCCATATATCTGACCATCATTCCCCATGGTAGGAATTGGGGTAGCTGCAGGAGAATATGGACCATATGTGGGATATGCATAGCCATTGTGATACATAACAGGAGCACCATCACCATAAACTGCCTGGAAAAATGACAGCCATCAGGACATACAAGAACGACTagacaaaatgacaaaaaaatcatGCAGTGAATATAGTGGAATCGTTGAACTGCAAGCGCAAAGACTTACAGAGGACATAAGCATCCCCTCTGAATTCGCATACCTCGAATAGTCATCCCACTCATTACCTGTGCCAATAATTGATATGTGGGTCAATGCCAAACAATCTTCTCATGAAATTAAAAATACAGACCAAAAGATATAAACCAGCgcacaaaaaaatttcagcttcaaaatcaagaaaaatatagCAACCATTATGTTTGATACAAgctttgaagtttttgaatGTAATAGAACAAATACAGTTATTGACCCCATAAGCAATAGTCGAATTCACAACTTACTTCCATAGTAATAGGGAGTAGGGGCAAAACCATTAGGAGTGTAGCACATAGTTGGATCCACACCTTGATGGAGCTGACCATTTGTAACATTCCCCAGATTGGCTGAGCCATACTGGTAAACAGAGGTCTGCACACAAGGAAAGATAAACCTTTAAATTCAGTTCATTTGTTTACCAGAAACACAACTTACAACAATTTATCATTAATGCCAGTGCATCTGGGCGTCAACTTGAAGGTCCATTCTTAAATCAATAGTAAGTGCAAAGTACCTTCTTAGTGGCATCAGAAACTTCTGAAGTCTTCGTTTGAGAATCCAAGTTCAAATTCTGCAGCAAATTTGCAGTTTCTAGAGAAAGCATGAGTAAAGGAAGTACATCTCTTTACATCTTAATTAGGCATCACAAACTTTAGTACACAAGTGGCTTCTACCATATTCCAATCCAAACTATATACCCTACTCTCCGAGTTCATTTGTTAATTGAAACTTCAAAAACCCTAGTAGCTGAAAAAGGATTTGAAAAGAATGGGAGTAAGTGACTATTCAATTCCCAATTTAATCAATCAGCCAATGGTTTTTGCTTAGCCATATCAATCAAccatcaagaaaaataaatcattaGAACCAACAAAGTCAAAGCTTCTCAAAACCAGATCTCTTCAAGAGTGATAAGAATCTACAGCTGGTTAATCTCAAACCAGATAAATTCATTCGGGTTCAACAAGTAATCCCCGTATAACAATCACAATAATCAAAACACTAATTAAAAGACACAAGAACAACCACCCATATAAATCTCACCGTCAGATGCTTCAGCTAAAAGGGAAAAGacaacaaaattcaaaatctacCACCACCAGCTAAATACAAGCGGGAAATGAACAACAGATCAGAAAAACAAACCcaagaaattaaaacaaagaaaaaaacggAGTTTAGTAAAGGATACGATCTGCGGAAGGAGTAGCAGTAGCCATGGTCAAAGAAAGATaggttgaaacaaaaaagatctTTCTTAGACGGTGAAAAAAAGAGAGTGTTTGCGATAAAACCCTAAAAGATCCCCAAATCAATTTGGGGGCTTTAGagaagggagggagggaggggagGGAAACGAGAGCTCTTCGCAGCACAGCCGCCAAGGGCTAGAGAGGGTTTTGTTGGACGTTGGTAGACGAGCGGAGTTTCAAATACCACGTATGTTCCCTTTTAAGCTACTTGAATTGAAGTACTCCTACTAATTAGGAGAATATTTCTTTCCAAAACAAGAAAGGCTAAATTAAgtcattatattatatatatatattaagaatTATATCCACCATGATGAAATGTTGTGCGTACAATTCAATGGTGAATAtcgggatccctatcataactgcTTTTCGTtcgaaaaatgataaaagatgaCATTAATTGATATCCCACTTATCCCAGTTGTTGAGTTGAACGCACAAGGTTTAAGTAAATTCGTGCGCTCCACATGTCTCACATGTTATGCACATGAAATGTTTTACTTCCAACTTAAGATAATTGGAATACCAATTACTAGGATCCCTGTCATAATTGTGTTTTcatttgatgatgaaaatgatcCTGGTAATTGATATCCCACCCACTGAAAACGcacaagattcaagtgaattcgtgggttcCACGTGTCTCACGTGATGCTCATGAAATTATGTGTGTACAACTTAATagctgggatccctatcataattgTTGTTCATTTTATTCAGATGATATTATGCGTAATCTATTGTGACGACGTAAAAAAGACATTAGCAAAAAAGTTATTTAGTTATTAGTCTAATTGAAAAATTAAGGATATAATAGTAGGTTTTAATGTTTTATACAACATTTACTTATgataaatcaatttttttaattaacgaGTTTGAAAGGAAATACTTGGGTGATAATTGAGTTGGTGAATTTTTTTAGGATCAAATCGTATAAACTCAGGAAAttatgagttcgattttcattgaAAAACAATATACTTATTGCAACGTGCTGGACTTTGACCCTATTTTCCATATCATCATATGTGAAAACTTTTGTAATCGCAAATCTAACACCCTAAATTCAGTCAATAGTACATTGGAGATCGGCGATAACAACGATCCATCTCATCCGGATCTTGTCAACATTTGTAGGGAGGTTTAAGAGAATTATTTTGCAAATGGAATCTTAAGAAATGAGACCCAACGGGCTGGTCAAGTTTATTTGGGTCGACTGAAACTCTCATGGGCTAGGCTCATGTCCTTTCACTAGGCCCAACTTAGGTAGAAGTTGAAAATTCAAAATCGACAAGAAAGAGAACATGTAAGCCGATCGTTAAATTAGAAGAAGACAAACACCAAACTCATGCCCTTATacacccgagccactagttAAATAGTAAGGATGGTTTGTATCACTATAGTGATCAGGGATCGAATTCTCCCtcccccgtttcaaaaaaaaactccGGTCTTTCTCTCAAATCTACATTTGTCGGATTCTCAGATTTAGATAGACTCCACTGCGTATATTGTCATTACTGCCTGAAACTCCAATAGTTTTGAATGTCCGCACCATTGATTATTGTCACTCTCTGTCTAAACCTTCTAAGAGATTCATGCTATATTGGTTCCGTTGGACTGGATTACCAAACATAGAAGATTCAAAAGAATAATCATGCCTAATTCAACAATGTTACCTTCTAAACCAATGTACTTTCTTaatgttttctttcatttttcttccatACAAGTCCATGCACCATTATCCCTATTTTTGGTCATTTAGTTTTTCATTTCCTCATTTTAGACACTTAGCTTTGATGTAGACGAAAAACTCTTCCACAATTGCTCCAACTCGTTAGTTGTCCAAATGGCTTCCCCGCTCGTCTGAACAGATGTCCCTCTGTCTGTATTCTATTGTTACTCCTCGACTGTCATCCCGAAGAATTACTCATACCCATATTTCTTTATCTTTTaaacaccctttttttttttaaatctaaataCTAACACCAGGAGGAATGATGAGATGACTACATGATTCTAATAGATAGTTGTCCTTTGTTTTATGGGTTGGGTGTCCTCTCTTGTGATTTAGGTACCCgatttgttttgatgattgaggTTGTGCGTTTGTATGTTGTTTGGTCTTGGTGAAGATTTGTGAGCATGCTCTTTATGGATGgatattttgtgtttcttgcagTGTACCCTTTAATTTATGTtcgttttttctttgtttttttttgggtgtattCACCATATTTGAAGAATTGGTGCAATACTATTGTGGTCACGTCTTTGGTTTttgatcaaatttatcaaaaaaatttatgcgCGCAAACTTGATAACCCGAATTTACATCCGTATAGATATCCAAAGGGCATCTTAACGGGAAAACCTAAATCTTCTAGCGACATCGAAGAAATTACATGTGGAAAATAAGAGATTATGAGATATAGGGGACCCAATCACAAAGCACAATTGCTTTTACTATATTAAGCTTTTGTATATGTATTTTGCTTTACCTAACTTGAAAAACATTGTGACAAGCCATTGTTTGTGCCACTTGAAAAACATTGTGCTTCTTTCCTTTTGATTAATTCTCCTCATGCATCTGATTAAAAGAAATCACAAAACATCATCTTGTAATCAATACAAAATCACAATAATTAAATACTAATAACGGAATCtctttcatttaatttttttttataactgatatgattcatatgaaatcatgtgcacCACATGACTCATATGATACATATGAAATTGTGTGAGTGATTatctcaacatttgggataGTCGAGACAAAAAACACTGATATCACTAAGACGTAAGACTGTTGGAAATGTATAGAAGCGCTAGTCGTCTCAACAATTGAGAATTATTGGTATCTCAGTTGCTGGAACAAATATCTTTTTGGAGAGATGTAATAAAAATGCTAAGGTAATTATGTTTATTAACTTATATCCTAACATAACATTTTCaatattcaattatttttaaatttgaaggACAATCCCTGGCTTGCTAATAGACCGACAACATGTGGATCTGGTGGACTCGGGTCAATATCAAGAAATTTAAGGTGCCCATATTAACCATTTCCATTTGTCCTTAAACTATCTGGACCCACACCTCTCATAAGACTCTCTGGTCCCACACGTAATACCTGATAGGCATCCAGATCACCCAGTTTTAGGGAAACAAGCGATTTTCGTGAATCAACGGCGTTAGTTAATTCGTATAAATCCTCGTCATCACGCCACGTGTTCTAAAACCTACCGTTCGCCAATCCACAGAACCATAATTAGGGGTagcaaaaaattgatttcaaatCGATTCGGTGTCTGACAATAAATAACATGTGTTTACGAAAAATTTATATATCTAGATCTTAACTCGAATTAAATTTTGGACgtagacaagtaaatcggagaATAAATTAATCCGGATTAGAGTCAGAACAACTAAATCAGATAAAATTTTTGCGTTGAGACTCATATGAGATTTTAAATctgacaaaaaatttatgtttatatttaaattcgaacatataatttatgttcaaacttgatttaatacgATCTATCATCCCTATGATTTTTGTCACCCCCTAACAATAAACCATAACTCCACCACAAGCACACTATATATTCATCGCTCACTGCGACAGAACAAAGAAAGAGGCGTTAGAGAGACAACGAGAGGGATTTCTAAAATCGGAGACGCCTAAGAACAATCTCTAAAGTATCTCCTTCCAATACAAAATCATTTGATTTATTAGACAGGATACTGgagtattatttttaaaaataaaaaacaaaattttttattactttaaaattatattacaaTGAGAtctgttgtaattttattacagtggTGCAATTACCGCAGGCAGCCGCCACCCTCATAAAACAATATATCCCACACGTAATACCTGATAGGCATCAGATCACCGAATTTTAGGAGAACAACGTGATTTTCGTGAATCCAACGGCGTTAATTATAAATCCTCGTCATCACGCCACGTGTTCTTAAACCTACTGGTCTACCTTGAACCGCCAATCCACACAATCATAACTCCGCCACAAGCAAAACTCCTATATATTCACACACGCAGCTCTCACTGTTAGAAACAAAGACACAGGCGTTATAGAGAGGCAACGAGAGGGATTTCTAAAATCGGAAACGCCGGAGATATTTGCAGAGAGCGATAGTATGTCGTACGTCGTTGGATTAACTTCTTCTCAAGAGAGTAAAGGAAACGAACGGCGGGATTTGGTCGACGGAATGAATCTAACGGCTTCGAATTTGACACTCCAGTCGGAGACTTTACTCAGAGCGGCCGTTTCTCTCAAGGAACAGGTACGTCTGTATTCTGTAGCTTTTAATTGAGTTTAACCGGAGGTTATGTAGACTGAAAGCAGGTAAAATTCGTGTCATTTTAGGTGGTGGAGTTCACGTGGAGTGGTGGTCGTTGTACGGACGGCGCTGCGAATGTTGATGCTACGGTGTACACAGGACTGCTCGGTACTGCTTTTACGTGCCTGCGGTCTTACGAAGCTACAGGCAGCCAACAGGACCTGCTATTGTGCTCCGATATCGTCGGCGCGTGCGCTTCCGTCGCACGTGCTTCTAGGTATGGCATATAGTAATTGCAGAGTGCTctctgtttatttatttatttgttcataTTATCATTTATGAGCACAAGTGACGACACGTCAGCAGATCCTGTTCCATTTTTGGGGTGTTAGACATAATATACACCACATCGGTATATACACTTGGGGTGTTAATGACCTCCAACACAAATCTTTGAGTTATCATCAGAGTAATTCGGTCTAGTGAAATGTAGCCTTTACTCCATTTGGTGGATCTGACATAACCCAGACCATAAATGTAGGGAGTGTTAAGACATAATATATACCATATCGGAAAAGACATAGTCTTTCAATAGGTATTTATATGTAAAACCCGCTTCTAAACACCAACTAAGTCTTTTCGCTAATTTGGTGAGTTGGACTTAGCCCACTTGTTAGATTAGGGAACAAAACCGTGCGGACTTGATAACGGATAAACAAAAGCGGACAATATCGTTGGCGCGTGTTAGGTTGACATGTAGTAATTGCAGGGctctctgtttttttatttatttatttgttcataTTATAATTTGTGAGCACAAGTGATGACACGTCAGCAGATCCTGCTCTAGCCGTTTTTGGGGTTCCAAAATTTAGATATTAAAATATCAGTGTAGTATTTGATCTAAGGAATGAAACGATTTATGTTCGaaacataaattaaatttacCAAGATCAAATATTTTGGATTTATATCTCACAATCCAGAATTATTAtgcatttttcattttaaattttgatgagTTTGGAATGAAGTCAAGATTCTAGTTTCCGACAATTTTAGTCATTGTCATCGAAATTATTTCATAGTCATTTCCGCTCAACTTTGCCCACCTTGACATGAAATATTTTTGTCCTGTCTTCGCCCTGATTTCATAtatatgttacttttttttttgaaataggggTTTAGGGAGGGGT contains these protein-coding regions:
- the LOC119998501 gene encoding YTH domain-containing protein ECT4-like isoform X2: MATATPSADQTANLLQNLNLDSQTKTSEVSDATKKTSVYQYGSANLGNVTNGQLHQGNEWDDYSRYANSEGMLMSSAVYGDGAPVMYHNGYAYPTYGPYSPAATPIPTMGNDGQIYGPQHYQYPSYFHATTTSGPMISSSVAPPQDAFSTSTVGDQKALSLETSKSNSNRTVNNGVAKANSGPVPFKPTHNNSLFTPSNVNGGTPASGFAGPRFGFDGSLTGSRVTSSFSKSKNSSFQRKQNYYPNSHYVGFHNPSPGMGSTDGFMNGMHPNGFYGHYGGAYRSGIGYGSTGYGSRANGRGWPAADGKYRPRGRGYGYGGYGNENVDDLNELNRGPRSKGPKNQRGFVPNTCADNVQNGPSDETSGEEKAMTSVCPGLEEFNKADLAEDYADAKFFIIKSYSEDDIHKSIKYNVWASTPNGNKKLEASYQEAQQLSGGCPVFLFFSVNTSGQFVGLAEMVGPVDFDKTLGYWQQDKWTGCFPVKWHIVKDVPNNLLKHIILENNENKPVTNSRDTQEVKLEHGLKMIKIFKGHSSKTSILDDFGFYEARQKIIQEKKEKQQQLQKLVWDGKPKEEKKEIANGSQQVSLEVASDLSKEPTSTQLPNSDHHENGLAAKGGDVAQGGKSVVSEKIANGLANGC
- the LOC119998501 gene encoding YTH domain-containing protein ECT4-like isoform X1, which encodes MATATPSADQTANLLQNLNLDSQTKTSEVSDATKKTSVYQYGSANLGNVTNGQLHQGVDPTMCYTPNGFAPTPYYYGSNEWDDYSRYANSEGMLMSSAVYGDGAPVMYHNGYAYPTYGPYSPAATPIPTMGNDGQIYGPQHYQYPSYFHATTTSGPMISSSVAPPQDAFSTSTVGDQKALSLETSKSNSNRTVNNGVAKANSGPVPFKPTHNNSLFTPSNVNGGTPASGFAGPRFGFDGSLTGSRVTSSFSKSKNSSFQRKQNYYPNSHYVGFHNPSPGMGSTDGFMNGMHPNGFYGHYGGAYRSGIGYGSTGYGSRANGRGWPAADGKYRPRGRGYGYGGYGNENVDDLNELNRGPRSKGPKNQRGFVPNTCADNVQNGPSDETSGEEKAMTSVCPGLEEFNKADLAEDYADAKFFIIKSYSEDDIHKSIKYNVWASTPNGNKKLEASYQEAQQLSGGCPVFLFFSVNTSGQFVGLAEMVGPVDFDKTLGYWQQDKWTGCFPVKWHIVKDVPNNLLKHIILENNENKPVTNSRDTQEVKLEHGLKMIKIFKGHSSKTSILDDFGFYEARQKIIQEKKEKQQQLQKLVWDGKPKEEKKEIANGSQQVSLEVASDLSKEPTSTQLPNSDHHENGLAAKGGDVAQGGKSVVSEKIANGLANGC